A window from Triticum aestivum cultivar Chinese Spring chromosome 6D, IWGSC CS RefSeq v2.1, whole genome shotgun sequence encodes these proteins:
- the LOC123145316 gene encoding aspartyl protease family protein At5g10770 — MMGGRNRARAQLVRLTFRRRVLSPSSGPSRADASAMASSSLFASPARRALLLSSFLLCFLPRHVAAGAAGAGGYVTVSTASFAAASSATCDEPGPVIAPRQRNGTLAVLRLAHRHGPCGPSTASAVVEPSFAEVQRADQRRVEYIQGRVSGGGGARGASKGGLQQRQQQLAAGSRSATLPTTMGVGTFQYVVTVSLGTPGVSQTMEVDTGSDVSWVQCKPCAAPACYSQRDQLFDPAKSSTYSAVPCGADACSDLGIYMAGCSGSQCGYVVSYGDGSNTTGVYGSDTLALAPGNTVGTFLFGCGHAQAGLFAGIDGLLALGRQAMSLKSQAAGAYGGVFSYCLPSKPSSAGYLTLGGPSSASGFATTGLLTAWSAPTFYMVMLTGISVGGQPVAVPASAFAGGMVVDTGTVITRLPPAAYAALRSAFRGAIAPYGYPSAPANGILDTCYDFSRYGVVTLPTVALTFSGGATLALEAPGILSSGCLAFAPNGGDGDAAILGNVQQRSFAVRFDGGTVGFMPGAC; from the exons ATGATGGGTGGAAGGAATCGGGCGCGCGCCCAACTAGTCCGCCTGACTTTTAGGCGCCGCGTTTTGTCCCCGTCGTCCGGCCCCAGCCGAGCCGACGCGAGCGCCATGGCCTCGTCCTCCCTCTTCGCCTCCCCGGCCCGCCGCGCCCTCCTCTTGTCGTCGTTTCTCCTCTGTTTCCTGCCGCGCCATGTTGCTGCCGGCGCCGCGGGGGCCGGGGGCTACGTCACCGTCTCCACCGCCAGCTTCGCCGCCGCGTCGAGCGCGACCTGCGACGAACCCGGCCCAG TGATCGCGCCGCGGCAGAGGAACGGCACGCTGGCGGTGCTGCGGCTggcgcaccggcacgggccgtgcGGCCCGTCGACGGCGTCGGCCGTGGTGGAACCGTCGTTCGCCGAGGTGCAACGCGCGGACCAGCGGCGGGTGGAGTACATACAGGGGCGGGTGtcggggggcggcggcgcgcggggggCGAGTAAGGGGGGCctgcagcagcggcagcagcagctcgCGGCCGGCTCCAGGTCGGCGACGTTGCCGACCACCATGGGCGTCGGCACGTTCCAGTACGTGGTGACGGTGAGCCTGGGCACGCCGGGCGTGTCGCAGACGATGGAGGTGGACACGGGCAGCGACGTGTCGTGGGTGCAGTGCAAGCCCTGCGCCGCGCCGGCGTGCTACAGCCAGAGGGACCAGCTCTTCGACCCGGCCAAGTCGTCCACCTACTCCGCCGTGCCGTGCGGCGCGGACGCGTGCTCGGACCTCGGGATCTACATGGCCGGTTGCTCCGGGTCGCAGTGCGGGTACGTGGTCAGCTACGGCGACGGGTCCAACACCACCGGCGTGTACGGCTCCGACACGCTGGCGCTGGCGCCGGGCAACACGGTGGGCACGTTCCTCTTCGGCTGCGGCCACGCGCAGGCGGGGCTCTTCGCCGGCATCGACGGGCTCCTCGCGCTCGGCCGGCAGGCCATGTCGCTCAAGTCGCAGGCCGCGGGCGCGTACGGCGGGGTCTTCTCCTACTGCCTCCCTTCGAAGCCGAGCTCCGCGGGGTACCTGACGCTGGGCGGGCCGAGCAGCGCGTCGGGGTTCGCGACGACGGGGCTGCTGACGGCGTGGTCCGCGCCGACGTTCTACATGGTGATGCTCACGGGCATCAGCGTGGGCGGGCAGCCGGTGGCCGTCCCGGCGTCGGCGTTCGCGGGGGGCATGGTGGTGGACACGGGCACGGTGATCACGCGGCTGCCGCCCGCGGCGTACGCGGCGCTGCGGTCGGCGTTCCGCGGCGCCATCGCGCCCTACGGGTACCCGTCGGCGCCGGCCAACGGGATCCTGGACACGTGCTACGACTTCAGCCGGTACGGCGTGGTGACGCTGCCGACGGTGGCGCTGACCTTCAGCGGCGGCGCGACGCTGGCCCTGGAGGCCCCCGGGATCCTGTCGAGCGGGTGCCTCGCGTTCGCGcccaacggcggcgacggcgacgccgCCATCCTCGGCAACGTGCAGCAGCGGTCCTTCGCGGTGCGCTTCGACGGCGGCACCGTCGGGTTCATGCCCGGCGCGTGCTGA
- the LOC123142636 gene encoding uncharacterized protein — protein sequence MAALLRWLWFRLGAPSKKAGMAPRVQRLLRHAAPSKESPWPDLPPELLGLVLLRTPSHSDRVHLRAVCCSWRSSVQLQPPPPLLSWFAFRDGTFLSLSDGTVRRLPVPGYHDVSYRVSTGSMFFLVHRHGHQEGRWCSLMNPFSGEITPLPINPDHLDLRNLRDIRKVVPGRVVAVLTRTKRNSKNVTVFAGGPQGTMTMEWAPPVNSHAADIATFRGKLYVLTAERDHQPELHVLDVGDEGIRSVQCIPGAPRDDGEVYQFYYYLVPSGSRLLLVRRIADVEPVGMTRFDVFQAVDLSGGRGRWSRVDTLMEHALFVSQNCSRSVLAGGQSCGGAREDCIYFMSELVGIRNIPQDFLHSGVYNMKEQTVARLPSETSALSVAGLWGPWSRTWLFPPEV from the coding sequence ATGGCGGCCCTGCTTCGGTGGCTCTGGTTCCGCCTCGGTGCACCAAGCAAGAAGGCAGGGATGGCGCCCCGGGTCCAGCGGCTGCTTCGGCACGCTGCGCCAAGCAAGGAATCGCCATGGCCGGACCTCCCGCCGGAGCTGCTGGGCCTGGTGCTCCTGCGCACGCCGTCCCACTCCGACCGCGTCCACCTCCGGGCGGTCTGCTGCTCGTGGCGCTCCAGCGTGCAGCTGCAGCCACCGCCCCCGCTGCTCTCGTGGTTCGCCTTCCGCGACGGCACCTTCCTCAGCCTCTCTGACGGCACGGTCCGCCGCCTGCCCGTCCCCGGTTACCACGACGTCTCCTACCGCGTGTCCACCGGCAGCATGTTCTTCCTGGTGCACAGGCACGGCCATCAAGAAGGCAGGTGGTGCTCCCTGATGAACCCTTTCTCCGGGGAGATCACCCCTCTTCCGATCAACCCCGACCACCTGGACCTCCGGAATTTACGAGACATCCGCAAGGTGGTGCCCGGTCGCGTCGTCGCCGTCTTGACCAGAACCAAGAGGAACTCCAAGAACGTCACCGTCTTCGCCGGCGGGCCACAGGGGACCATGACCATGGAGTGGGCGCCGCCTGTGAACAGCCATGCCGCTGACATCGCGACCTTCCGAGGGAAACTCTACGTCCTCACCGCAGAACGCGATCATCAGCCGGAGCTCCATGTCCTGGACGTCGGCGACGAGGGCATCAGGTCCGTCCAATGCATCCCCGGCGCGCCAAGGGATGATGGAGAGGTGTACCAGTTCTACTACTACCTCGTCCCGTCGGGCAGCCGGCTACTGCTGGTGAGACGGATCGCCGACGTGGAACCCGTCGGCATGACGCGCTTCGACGTCTTCCAAGCGGTGGACCTGAGCGGCGGCCGTGGACGGTGGAGCAGGGTCGACACACTGATGGAGCATGCTCTCTTCGTCAGCCAGAACTGCTCACGCTCGGTGCTTGCCGGCGGCCAGTCGTGCGGGGGAGCTCGAGAAGACTGCATCTACTTCATGAGCGAGCTGGTCGGAATCCGTAATATTCCCCAGGATTTTCTCCACTCCGGTGTGTACAACATGAAAGAGCAGACAGTGGCGCGGCTGCCCTCGGAGACATCGGCGTTGTCGGTTGCTGGATTGTGGGGCCCGTGGTCTCGAACCTGGCTTTTCCCGCCCGAAGTTTGA